A single window of Acetohalobium arabaticum DSM 5501 DNA harbors:
- the uvrB gene encoding excinuclease ABC subunit UvrB, with amino-acid sequence MPQFELISDYTPCGDQPEAIEKLQAGVETGMQHQTLLGVTGSGKTFTMANLIEQVQKPTLVIAHNKTLAAQLCSEFREFFPHNAVEYFVSYYNYYQPEAYVPQTDTYIEKDASINEEIDRLRLAATSDLFEREDVIIVASVSCIYGLGSPTDYLDLTCSLERGAVKERKEIIRELIYIQYERKDYDLDRGSFRVRGDVIEIHPAYEDRVYRVELFGDEVDRIREIDSITGEIKEELGGLTIYPASHFVTKEEKLKRAIKSIRAELEERLKELRSQDKLLEAQRLEQRTRYDLEMLEEVGFCQGIENYSRHLADREPGSRPQTLIDYFPDDFLLLIDESHKTIPQIGGMYAGDRSRKEKLVEHGFRLPSALDNRPLEFEEFESLINQAVYISATPGPYEEEHSQQIVEQIIRPTGLVDPKIDVRPTEGQIDDLLAEIRKVVERDERVLITTLTKQMAEDLTEYLGSVGVQVRYLHSDIDTIERLEIIRDLRQGEFDVLVGINLLREGLDLPEVSLVAILDADKEGFLRSTRSLIQTIGRAARNVNGRVIMYGDKMTDSMQEAIEETNRRRRIQQEFNEENEITPQTIIKPVREVLRPVDMVAEESNVEYTTEESDERDPEDMTAEEIEKLIIELEAEMEEASDNLEFELAAQIRDEIEELNSLL; translated from the coding sequence ATGCCCCAATTTGAATTAATTTCAGATTACACTCCCTGCGGTGATCAGCCGGAAGCAATCGAGAAACTGCAGGCTGGAGTTGAAACAGGAATGCAGCATCAGACACTTTTAGGAGTTACTGGGTCAGGGAAGACTTTTACTATGGCCAATTTAATTGAGCAGGTTCAGAAGCCGACTTTAGTAATTGCTCATAATAAGACTTTGGCTGCTCAGTTATGTAGTGAGTTCCGTGAGTTCTTTCCTCATAATGCAGTAGAATATTTTGTTAGTTATTATAACTATTATCAACCAGAAGCCTATGTACCACAGACAGATACCTATATTGAAAAGGATGCCTCAATTAATGAAGAAATAGATAGATTGCGGTTAGCAGCAACTAGTGATTTATTTGAGAGAGAAGATGTAATTATCGTAGCCAGTGTTTCCTGCATTTATGGTCTGGGTTCGCCGACGGATTATCTGGATTTGACCTGTTCGCTTGAGCGGGGAGCAGTTAAAGAACGAAAAGAGATTATCAGAGAATTAATCTATATTCAGTATGAACGGAAAGACTATGATTTAGACCGGGGTAGCTTTCGGGTAAGAGGAGATGTAATTGAAATTCATCCGGCCTATGAGGATAGAGTCTATCGAGTAGAGCTTTTCGGCGATGAAGTAGATAGAATCCGGGAGATTGATTCTATCACTGGAGAGATTAAAGAGGAGCTGGGGGGATTAACAATCTATCCTGCCAGCCACTTTGTAACCAAAGAAGAGAAGCTAAAACGGGCAATTAAAAGTATTAGAGCAGAACTTGAGGAACGCCTAAAAGAACTGCGCAGCCAAGATAAATTACTGGAGGCCCAGCGTTTAGAACAGCGGACAAGATATGATCTGGAGATGTTAGAAGAGGTAGGTTTCTGTCAGGGAATCGAGAATTATTCCCGCCATTTAGCCGATCGAGAGCCGGGTTCTAGACCACAGACCTTAATAGACTACTTTCCTGATGATTTTCTACTTTTAATTGATGAATCCCATAAAACTATTCCCCAAATCGGCGGTATGTATGCTGGGGATAGATCGCGGAAGGAAAAGTTAGTGGAGCATGGTTTTAGGCTGCCGTCGGCTTTGGATAATAGACCTTTGGAGTTCGAAGAATTTGAAAGCCTCATTAATCAGGCAGTCTATATTTCAGCTACGCCGGGACCTTATGAAGAGGAGCATAGTCAGCAGATAGTAGAACAGATTATTCGGCCCACAGGTCTGGTTGATCCCAAGATAGATGTTCGTCCGACCGAGGGACAGATTGATGATCTCTTAGCAGAGATTCGTAAAGTAGTGGAGCGTGATGAGCGTGTTCTAATTACAACCTTAACTAAGCAGATGGCCGAAGACTTGACAGAGTATCTCGGCAGTGTCGGAGTCCAGGTAAGATATCTCCATTCCGATATAGATACTATTGAGCGACTGGAGATTATTCGTGATCTCCGCCAGGGGGAGTTTGATGTTTTAGTCGGGATTAATCTTCTTCGGGAGGGACTGGATCTTCCTGAAGTTTCTTTAGTAGCAATTCTGGATGCTGATAAGGAAGGATTTTTGCGTTCCACCCGGTCTCTAATTCAGACAATTGGACGGGCTGCCCGTAATGTCAACGGTCGAGTAATTATGTATGGTGATAAGATGACAGATTCAATGCAGGAGGCTATCGAAGAAACTAACCGCCGCAGAAGAATTCAACAGGAGTTTAATGAAGAGAATGAAATTACTCCGCAGACAATAATCAAGCCGGTTAGAGAAGTGCTGCGGCCGGTGGATATGGTAGCTGAAGAGAGCAATGTAGAATACACCACTGAAGAATCAGATGAGAGAGATCCAGAGGATATGACAGCTGAAGAGATAGAAAAGTTAATAATAGAATTAGAAGCAGAGATGGAAGAAGCATCCGATAATTTAGAATTTGAACTGGCAGCCCAGATTAGAGATGAGATTGAGGAGTTAAATAGTCTATTATAA
- the uvrA gene encoding excinuclease ABC subunit UvrA has product MVKDKIVIKGAQEHNLKDLDIEIPRNELVVITGLSGSGKSSLAFDTIYAEGQRRYVESLSAYARQFLGQMEKPKVEYIEGLSPSISIDQKNASQNPRSTVGTVTEIYDYLRLLYARVGTPHCPECDQEITSQTIDEIVDQVLELEERTKLQILAPIVKDRKGEHKELLEEMQREGYVRVKVDGEVKDLAEEINLDSNKRHRIEVVIDRLIIKDEIKERLTDSLETALDLGAGLVIVDVIDGKEQLFSANFACPDCGINLEELTPRMFSFNSPYGACSTCDGLGTKREFDPDLILDYDQSINDGAIIPWRRSRSKYYPQLLEALADHFGFSLDTPLKEFDEKIIDILIYGTSEEVSFRYTNRYNRTRMHTTKFKGVIGYLNRRLNEAKSDKGQKKLEKYMSIGRCPDCEGGRLNPKSLAVTVGGRSIDEVTEISIEEAYNFFSELELSDRDRLIGGQILKEIRERLSFLNNVGLNYLTLGRSAGTLSGGESQRIRLATQIGSSLVGVLYILDEPSIGLHQRDNERLINTLQDLRDVGNTVVVVEHDEETIREADHIIDMGPGAGKNGGEVVAQGDTEEIMEVEESLTGQYLSGKQEISVPEERQQPNGEYLEIKGARQHNLKDIDVSLPLGLFTCITGVSGSGKSTLINEILNKRLMQEFYQSTEKPGDHDEVVGLDQIDKVVNIDQSPIGRTPRSNPATYTKVFDYIREVFAKTPEAKRRGYKKGRFSFNVKGGRCEACSGDGIIKIEMHFLADVYVPCEVCGGKRYNSETLEIKYKGKTIADVLDMTIEEALEFFDNIPKIKRRLQTLYDVGLGYIKLGQPSTTLSGGEAQRVKIAKELSKRSTGSTVYILDEPTTGLHFADVKKLLEVLKRLREGGNTVIVIEHNLEVIKSADYIVDLGPEGGKAGGEVIATGTPEELIEMEGSYTGEYLQQVL; this is encoded by the coding sequence ATGGTAAAGGATAAAATAGTTATCAAAGGAGCTCAAGAGCATAATTTAAAGGATCTGGATATAGAGATTCCGCGGAATGAATTAGTAGTGATTACCGGTTTGAGCGGTTCCGGTAAGTCTTCACTGGCCTTTGATACGATTTATGCGGAGGGACAGCGGAGATATGTAGAGTCGCTTTCAGCCTATGCTCGCCAGTTTTTAGGCCAGATGGAGAAGCCTAAAGTTGAATATATTGAAGGCTTGTCGCCTTCGATTTCTATTGATCAAAAGAATGCCAGTCAGAATCCCCGTTCTACAGTAGGAACTGTTACTGAAATTTATGACTATCTTCGTTTATTATATGCTAGAGTAGGGACGCCGCACTGTCCTGAGTGTGATCAGGAGATTACTTCCCAGACAATTGATGAGATTGTAGATCAGGTATTGGAGTTAGAAGAAAGGACCAAGCTGCAGATTTTAGCTCCGATAGTTAAAGATCGAAAAGGTGAACATAAGGAATTATTAGAAGAGATGCAGCGAGAAGGATATGTGCGGGTTAAAGTCGATGGTGAAGTTAAAGATTTAGCTGAAGAGATTAATCTAGATTCTAATAAGCGTCACCGGATTGAAGTAGTAATTGATAGACTGATTATTAAAGATGAAATAAAAGAACGTTTAACTGATTCATTAGAAACTGCTCTGGATTTAGGGGCAGGATTAGTAATTGTGGATGTAATTGATGGTAAGGAGCAGCTTTTTAGTGCCAATTTTGCCTGCCCTGATTGTGGAATTAATTTAGAAGAACTGACGCCGAGAATGTTTTCCTTTAACAGTCCCTATGGTGCCTGTTCGACCTGTGATGGACTAGGAACAAAACGGGAGTTTGATCCGGATTTAATCTTAGATTATGATCAATCAATTAATGATGGAGCAATCATTCCTTGGCGGAGATCGCGCAGTAAGTATTATCCACAGTTGTTGGAGGCTTTGGCTGATCATTTTGGTTTTAGCCTGGATACACCGCTTAAGGAATTTGATGAGAAGATTATAGATATATTAATTTATGGTACTTCCGAAGAAGTAAGCTTCAGATATACTAATCGCTATAATCGAACTCGAATGCATACTACTAAGTTTAAAGGAGTTATAGGCTATTTGAATCGGAGATTAAATGAGGCTAAATCAGATAAAGGCCAGAAAAAATTAGAAAAGTATATGAGCATCGGTAGGTGTCCTGACTGTGAAGGCGGGAGATTAAATCCTAAAAGTCTGGCTGTAACCGTCGGCGGCCGTTCTATTGATGAAGTAACGGAAATATCTATTGAGGAAGCCTATAACTTCTTTTCTGAGCTGGAGTTAAGTGATAGAGATAGATTAATCGGAGGTCAGATTCTAAAAGAGATTCGTGAACGGTTAAGCTTTCTTAATAATGTAGGTTTGAATTATTTAACTTTAGGAAGATCAGCCGGTACATTATCCGGCGGTGAATCACAGCGGATTAGATTAGCAACTCAGATTGGTTCTAGCTTAGTAGGCGTGCTCTATATTCTGGACGAGCCCAGTATCGGCCTCCATCAGCGGGATAATGAGCGGTTGATTAATACGCTGCAGGACCTGCGGGATGTAGGCAATACAGTAGTAGTCGTCGAACATGATGAAGAGACAATCAGAGAAGCAGACCATATTATAGATATGGGGCCTGGAGCCGGAAAGAATGGCGGAGAAGTTGTAGCCCAAGGAGATACAGAAGAGATTATGGAAGTAGAGGAATCGCTAACTGGACAGTATCTCTCCGGTAAACAAGAGATTTCGGTACCGGAAGAGAGGCAGCAGCCGAATGGTGAGTATCTGGAGATTAAAGGAGCCCGGCAGCATAATCTGAAGGATATCGATGTCAGTCTGCCGCTAGGGCTGTTTACCTGTATTACTGGGGTTTCCGGTTCCGGGAAGAGTACTTTAATTAATGAGATTCTGAATAAACGGTTGATGCAGGAGTTCTATCAATCAACAGAGAAGCCGGGCGATCATGATGAAGTGGTGGGACTGGACCAGATAGATAAGGTTGTTAATATCGACCAGTCACCGATCGGTCGCACGCCCCGTTCTAATCCAGCGACCTATACTAAGGTCTTTGATTATATTCGCGAAGTCTTTGCCAAGACGCCAGAAGCCAAGCGGCGCGGTTATAAGAAAGGGCGCTTCAGTTTCAATGTAAAAGGTGGGCGCTGTGAAGCCTGCAGTGGTGATGGTATTATTAAGATAGAGATGCATTTTTTAGCTGATGTCTATGTCCCCTGTGAAGTCTGCGGCGGCAAGAGGTATAATAGTGAAACATTAGAGATCAAGTATAAAGGTAAAACGATTGCTGATGTGCTGGATATGACTATTGAAGAAGCACTGGAATTCTTCGATAATATTCCGAAGATTAAACGGAGGCTGCAGACACTTTATGATGTAGGCTTAGGCTATATCAAGTTAGGACAGCCTTCTACTACCTTATCCGGCGGTGAGGCCCAACGAGTTAAGATTGCTAAGGAGTTAAGCAAGCGCAGTACCGGCAGTACTGTTTATATTCTGGATGAACCGACAACAGGGCTTCACTTTGCTGATGTCAAGAAGCTATTAGAGGTTCTAAAGCGGCTGAGGGAAGGCGGCAATACAGTTATTGTTATTGAGCATAACTTAGAGGTGATTAAGTCAGCTGATTATATTGTCGATCTTGGTCCCGAGGGCGGCAAAGCAGGCGGTGAAGTAATTGCTACTGGAACGCCAGAAGAATTGATTGAAATGGAAGGTTCCTATACAGGAGAGTATTTACAGCAGGTATTATAA
- the uvrC gene encoding excinuclease ABC subunit UvrC, translated as MDLKKQLDNLPDASGVYLMKNKAGEVIYVGKAKSLRKRVRSYFQKSRNHSFKTEALVKRIADIDYIITDSEVEALILEATMIKKHNPKFNIRLKDDKTYPYIKVTTNEDYPRVFKTRIVKKDGDRYFGPYTDVNAVHKTLKLLRDLFPLRDCKKNISCKEKKDRACLNYHIEKCLGPCVNSVDVDEYKSMVDEVCLFLKGKQQNLIEELKEEMEQAADRQEFEQAAELRDQIEAIKKVTENQKVVSSDFADQDVMATSHQDDLACVQVMAVRNGRLVGEEDFIMEGTTPEAIDETLTAFLKQYYMNINYIPKEILLEIEIEDKEIMEDWLNEKRGSRVYLKTPQHGAKRQLINMAQRNAKYNLKDYLIKSDYKSRKPLKAVKELQTYLDLEEPPVRIEGFDISNIQGTDPVASLVVFENGTAQKGDYRRFKIKTVEGPDDFGMMQEVVKRRYSRLLEEDIKLPDLILIDGGKGQLNAVLEVLDELGIDNQPVIGLAKKEEEIFVEGQSEPIILPRDSEALYLLQRVRDEAHRFAVNYHRKLRSRRVTHSMLDDIPGIGQKRRERLLQYFGSLDKVRKASVEELSEVKGISEQIATTVYNYLREHTRP; from the coding sequence ATGGATCTGAAAAAACAGTTGGATAATCTTCCTGATGCCTCAGGAGTCTATTTAATGAAGAATAAAGCCGGAGAAGTTATCTATGTCGGCAAGGCTAAATCACTGCGGAAAAGAGTCCGTTCTTACTTTCAAAAGTCCAGGAATCATTCTTTTAAGACGGAGGCTTTAGTCAAGCGAATAGCTGATATTGATTATATTATCACTGATTCGGAAGTAGAAGCCTTGATTTTGGAAGCAACAATGATTAAAAAGCATAATCCTAAATTTAATATCAGGTTGAAGGATGATAAGACGTATCCCTATATTAAAGTAACTACCAATGAAGATTATCCCCGAGTCTTTAAGACGAGGATTGTTAAAAAGGATGGGGACAGATACTTCGGCCCTTATACTGATGTTAATGCTGTCCATAAGACTCTGAAGCTACTTAGGGATCTATTTCCCCTGCGTGATTGTAAGAAGAATATTTCCTGCAAGGAGAAGAAGGATAGAGCCTGCCTTAATTACCATATTGAAAAATGTCTAGGTCCGTGTGTAAACAGTGTTGATGTTGATGAGTATAAGTCGATGGTGGATGAGGTCTGTCTCTTTTTGAAGGGCAAGCAGCAGAATTTAATTGAAGAACTTAAGGAGGAAATGGAGCAGGCGGCTGATAGACAGGAGTTTGAACAGGCAGCTGAATTGAGGGATCAGATAGAAGCTATTAAGAAAGTAACAGAGAACCAGAAGGTCGTTTCTTCAGACTTTGCTGATCAGGATGTGATGGCCACTTCCCATCAGGATGATTTGGCTTGTGTTCAGGTAATGGCAGTCAGAAATGGTAGATTAGTAGGTGAAGAGGACTTCATTATGGAAGGGACTACTCCCGAAGCAATTGATGAAACATTGACTGCTTTTCTAAAGCAATACTATATGAATATTAATTATATTCCTAAAGAAATATTATTAGAGATTGAGATTGAGGATAAAGAGATAATGGAAGACTGGTTGAATGAAAAGCGGGGTTCTAGAGTCTATCTCAAGACTCCACAGCATGGGGCCAAGCGCCAGTTAATCAATATGGCCCAGCGAAATGCCAAGTATAATTTGAAGGATTATCTGATTAAATCCGATTATAAGAGTCGTAAGCCTCTAAAAGCAGTCAAAGAGCTGCAGACATATCTGGATTTGGAAGAGCCGCCGGTTAGGATTGAAGGTTTTGATATTTCCAATATTCAAGGGACTGATCCTGTGGCTTCGCTGGTAGTCTTTGAGAATGGAACTGCTCAGAAAGGAGACTACAGGCGGTTTAAGATTAAGACAGTCGAAGGCCCAGATGACTTTGGTATGATGCAGGAAGTAGTCAAGAGGCGTTATTCGCGGCTGCTAGAAGAAGATATAAAACTGCCGGATTTAATCTTGATTGACGGCGGTAAAGGCCAATTAAATGCTGTTTTAGAGGTTCTGGATGAACTCGGCATTGATAATCAGCCAGTTATTGGTTTAGCCAAAAAGGAAGAGGAGATCTTTGTAGAAGGCCAATCAGAGCCTATAATTCTGCCCCGGGATTCAGAGGCATTATATCTTTTGCAGCGAGTCAGGGATGAAGCCCACCGTTTTGCAGTTAATTATCACCGTAAACTGCGGTCACGGCGGGTAACCCATTCTATGTTGGATGATATTCCCGGTATTGGTCAGAAGCGGCGGGAACGATTATTACAGTATTTCGGTTCGCTGGATAAAGTTCGCAAGGCTTCGGTTGAGGAGTTGAGCGAGGTTAAAGGAATCAGTGAACAGATAGCTACTACTGTTTATAATTATTTGCGGGAGCATACGAGACCATAG
- a CDS encoding cation:proton antiporter: protein MTGEITEGLYQIQEWFVLNQVGDKVIYLIGLLIFLAWLVVLIAKKTKVPIVVGYVFLGILLSVELINQIPFLTKAQKSWYEFLIESFDYIPQLALAFIAFTIGSELSIKVLKNLGKKILYVVVLEAFGAFILVTLGILAIGQPLYLALLFGSIASATAPAATVMVLKEYDAEGVLTSMILAIVGIDDAVALIIFSLIKPIALILYSGNGNLSLINSMLLPLVEIGGSIALGLLLGYLSQKVLVGFEDKTKKVMTVTTTIVGGSAVAILVELSPLITNMAIGFAYRNFAHKNLGIKDYLDTLTIPLYALFFILAGTEIRFTGIASVSFLTVAFTYTIARLIGKIGGASLGASLSNAPEKVKKYVGFGLLPQSGVAIALAYTVQKSFSEAPKVGLLVFNTLLFTSALTEVFGPLATKHAIFQAGEAQQEIQQDQPS from the coding sequence ATGACAGGTGAAATAACAGAAGGATTATATCAGATTCAAGAATGGTTTGTTCTTAATCAGGTAGGCGATAAAGTAATCTATTTGATTGGTTTATTGATCTTTCTAGCGTGGTTAGTAGTTCTAATTGCTAAAAAAACTAAGGTTCCCATTGTAGTAGGCTATGTATTCTTAGGAATTCTTTTAAGTGTGGAATTAATAAATCAGATTCCCTTTCTAACTAAAGCCCAAAAATCATGGTATGAATTCTTGATTGAAAGCTTTGATTATATTCCCCAGCTAGCCTTAGCTTTTATAGCCTTTACTATCGGTAGTGAATTATCAATTAAAGTATTGAAGAACCTAGGTAAGAAGATTCTTTATGTAGTAGTCTTAGAAGCCTTTGGAGCTTTTATACTAGTTACTTTAGGAATATTAGCAATTGGTCAACCCCTCTATTTGGCTTTGTTATTTGGCTCAATTGCTTCAGCTACTGCACCGGCAGCTACAGTAATGGTCCTTAAAGAATATGATGCAGAAGGTGTATTGACTTCAATGATTTTAGCTATAGTAGGAATCGATGATGCTGTAGCATTAATCATCTTTAGCTTAATAAAACCTATCGCTTTAATTCTATATTCAGGCAACGGAAATTTATCACTGATCAATTCCATGTTACTACCTTTGGTGGAGATTGGAGGTTCGATAGCATTAGGATTGTTACTTGGCTATCTTTCTCAGAAAGTACTGGTTGGTTTTGAAGATAAAACAAAAAAAGTAATGACTGTAACAACAACAATTGTCGGCGGTTCTGCTGTAGCAATCCTGGTGGAATTATCACCATTAATTACTAATATGGCAATCGGCTTTGCCTATCGAAATTTTGCTCATAAAAATCTAGGGATAAAAGATTACCTAGATACACTAACTATCCCTCTTTATGCATTATTCTTTATTCTGGCTGGAACAGAAATTAGATTTACAGGAATTGCTTCTGTTAGCTTCCTAACAGTGGCCTTCACCTATACAATAGCCCGACTGATTGGAAAGATTGGAGGAGCCTCTTTAGGAGCCTCACTGTCCAATGCCCCTGAAAAAGTTAAGAAATATGTAGGATTCGGTCTATTACCCCAAAGTGGAGTAGCAATTGCTCTAGCCTATACTGTCCAGAAGAGTTTTTCTGAAGCACCTAAAGTCGGCTTATTGGTATTCAACACTCTATTATTCACATCAGCTTTAACAGAAGTATTCGGTCCCCTGGCTACAAAGCATGCTATCTTTCAGGCTGGAGAAGCCCAACAAGAAATTCAGCAGGACCAACCATCTTAA
- a CDS encoding CBS domain-containing protein, whose protein sequence is MSRVKKYMMRSLNSVSEEDTVQEVIKAMHKMEMSVLPVVDEENRFLGSIYGENILRNIIPEQYGMLESHRLLYEINQAAENLKEIESNKIKEYMSTNTSVVKEMDNMNNLADIMLDNEESYLYVVNEEGKLRGYISRGDLLYYLSEE, encoded by the coding sequence TTGAGTAGAGTAAAGAAGTATATGATGCGATCATTGAATTCGGTTTCTGAAGAAGATACTGTTCAGGAAGTAATTAAAGCTATGCATAAAATGGAAATGTCTGTACTGCCTGTAGTTGATGAAGAAAACAGATTTTTAGGTAGTATCTACGGTGAAAATATCTTAAGAAATATCATTCCTGAACAGTACGGTATGTTAGAAAGCCACCGCTTACTGTATGAAATCAACCAGGCAGCAGAAAACTTAAAAGAAATTGAAAGTAATAAAATAAAAGAATATATGTCAACTAATACTTCCGTAGTTAAGGAAATGGATAATATGAATAATCTAGCTGATATCATGTTAGATAATGAAGAATCATACTTATACGTAGTAAATGAAGAAGGAAAATTAAGAGGATACATTTCCCGAGGAGACCTACTTTATTATTTATCCGAAGAATGA
- a CDS encoding 1-phosphofructokinase family hexose kinase: MITTVTLNPAIDREYFVKNDNPGHHQYIYEDQEINVSPGGKGLISAINLKYLGYSDVQNIGFVGGQQGLFFENMVQEYKVTTNYIYTEDEMRNNIYIIGREPVTYTHYNDYTYHVGASNVKQLLKRFKRSITDSNLIMISGSIPKGVSSSIYQDLVKISHQKEKKVYLHASGETLTYALQENPQFVVPYFKHTDKILKEKVESLEDYIKAGKKMQEMGVEHISIPFHCDRLVFYNNRVYSISTEDFYLINWLGAGEAYNAAFFDHIFREGFDVIETNRYAGAAALAVAEKKEIFLNSRSEIEDKLDLINIEEVDL, translated from the coding sequence ATGATTACAACGGTGACTTTAAATCCAGCGATTGACCGGGAATACTTTGTAAAAAATGATAATCCTGGCCATCATCAGTATATTTATGAAGACCAAGAGATTAATGTCTCTCCCGGAGGTAAAGGATTGATAAGTGCGATTAATCTGAAATACTTAGGCTATTCGGATGTCCAGAATATCGGTTTTGTTGGCGGTCAGCAGGGGCTATTTTTTGAAAATATGGTCCAGGAATATAAAGTTACAACTAATTACATCTATACTGAAGATGAAATGCGGAATAATATCTATATTATTGGTAGAGAACCAGTAACTTACACCCATTATAATGATTATACATATCATGTTGGAGCTTCTAATGTAAAGCAGTTATTAAAGAGATTTAAACGGAGCATTACTGATAGCAATCTAATAATGATCTCCGGTTCTATTCCTAAAGGAGTTAGTTCCAGTATTTATCAAGACTTAGTCAAAATCTCCCATCAGAAAGAAAAAAAGGTCTATTTACATGCCAGTGGAGAAACCTTAACCTATGCTCTCCAGGAAAACCCACAGTTTGTAGTTCCCTATTTCAAACATACTGATAAAATTTTAAAAGAAAAGGTAGAGTCTCTAGAGGACTATATTAAAGCAGGAAAGAAGATGCAGGAAATGGGAGTTGAACACATATCAATTCCATTTCATTGTGATAGATTAGTATTTTATAACAATAGAGTCTATTCTATTTCAACAGAAGACTTCTATCTAATAAACTGGTTAGGAGCCGGTGAAGCATATAATGCTGCTTTCTTTGATCATATATTTCGAGAAGGATTCGATGTTATAGAAACTAACCGATATGCGGGAGCAGCCGCTCTTGCTGTAGCGGAAAAAAAAGAAATATTCCTAAACAGCAGATCTGAGATTGAAGATAAACTAGACCTGATTAATATCGAGGAGGTGGATTTATAA
- a CDS encoding L-lactate dehydrogenase: MVSEKEGVKIGIIGAGFVGSTTAFTVMMNGLASEIVLVDIDQDKAEGEAMDLRHGASFVSPVNIETGGYQECQDADIVIITAGASQEPGETRLDLTKRNVEIFKDMIPKLTAEINSDTLLLVVTNPVDILSYVTWKLSDLPARQVIGSGTVLDSSRFRYILSQRCDIDARNIHGYIIGEHGDSEVPVWSATNIVGVPFEEFDEVCNQKKNNDDKSELISKIKNVAYEIIDRKGATYYAIALAINRIVKGIIRDENSILTLSTLLQGEYGFSDVYLSLPCIINRNGIREILELELSPAEQEALNTSAEVLQDLIGGKLNI; encoded by the coding sequence GTGGTATCTGAAAAAGAAGGAGTTAAGATAGGAATTATTGGAGCTGGATTTGTAGGGTCTACGACTGCATTTACTGTTATGATGAACGGGTTGGCTTCAGAAATAGTATTGGTAGATATAGACCAAGATAAGGCCGAGGGAGAAGCAATGGACTTAAGACATGGTGCTTCCTTTGTAAGTCCGGTTAATATCGAAACTGGTGGGTATCAAGAGTGTCAAGATGCTGACATAGTGATTATTACTGCCGGAGCCAGTCAGGAGCCCGGGGAAACAAGGCTTGATTTAACTAAAAGAAACGTAGAGATATTTAAGGATATGATTCCTAAATTAACTGCGGAGATTAATTCTGATACATTGTTATTAGTAGTAACTAATCCTGTTGATATTCTATCCTACGTTACCTGGAAGTTATCCGATCTGCCAGCGCGTCAAGTAATAGGTTCCGGAACAGTATTGGATAGCTCTCGCTTTAGGTATATTCTAAGCCAGCGCTGTGATATAGATGCCAGAAATATCCACGGCTATATAATAGGGGAACACGGAGACAGCGAAGTACCTGTTTGGAGTGCTACTAATATTGTCGGTGTACCTTTTGAAGAGTTTGATGAAGTTTGTAATCAAAAAAAGAATAATGATGATAAATCGGAACTCATATCTAAAATAAAGAATGTTGCCTATGAAATTATTGACCGCAAGGGAGCAACTTATTATGCAATTGCTTTGGCTATTAATCGGATTGTAAAAGGCATTATCCGTGATGAAAATTCGATTTTAACTCTTTCTACACTTCTACAGGGCGAATACGGTTTTTCAGATGTCTATTTAAGTCTGCCCTGTATAATTAACAGAAATGGAATTAGAGAAATATTGGAATTGGAGTTATCTCCTGCAGAACAAGAGGCTTTGAATACTTCAGCAGAAGTATTACAGGATTTAATTGGAGGAAAGCTGAACATATAA
- a CDS encoding metal-sensitive transcriptional regulator, producing MNSYSEEKDELITRLKRIEGQVRGIQRMIDEEKYCVDVLTQVAAAKAALNKVGMTVLRNHTHGCVREAVSEGENGEEIIDELMSVISKFTN from the coding sequence ATGAATTCATACAGTGAAGAAAAAGATGAGCTAATTACTAGATTAAAACGGATAGAAGGACAGGTGCGGGGGATCCAGCGGATGATTGATGAAGAAAAGTACTGTGTAGATGTTTTGACTCAAGTTGCTGCTGCTAAAGCTGCTTTAAATAAAGTGGGAATGACGGTTCTGCGGAACCATACTCACGGCTGTGTAAGAGAGGCAGTATCTGAAGGGGAGAATGGAGAAGAGATTATTGATGAATTAATGAGTGTTATTTCTAAGTTTACCAATTAA